A stretch of Paludisphaera borealis DNA encodes these proteins:
- a CDS encoding YkgJ family cysteine cluster protein produces the protein MNVLEILNNKPAPKSKVRKPKRDELKPGECLCDFCTGKCCHYFSLPIDAPQSWDDYDSIRWYLAHGQTIVYVHEEQWYLLVMTKCQYLLADNRCGIYLNRPKICREYKTDDCEYDGGWAFEKVFETPEQIWEYAEAMLPARRRPGRAGGPVLPIVTLGTSAPIV, from the coding sequence ATGAACGTGTTGGAAATTCTCAACAACAAGCCCGCCCCGAAGTCGAAGGTGCGCAAGCCGAAACGCGACGAGTTGAAGCCGGGCGAATGCCTGTGCGATTTTTGCACCGGCAAGTGCTGCCACTATTTTTCGCTGCCGATCGACGCCCCCCAGAGCTGGGACGACTACGACTCGATCCGCTGGTACCTGGCCCACGGGCAGACCATCGTCTACGTCCACGAGGAGCAGTGGTATCTGCTGGTGATGACCAAATGCCAGTACCTGCTCGCCGACAACCGGTGCGGGATCTATCTGAACCGCCCCAAGATCTGCCGGGAGTACAAGACCGACGATTGCGAGTACGACGGCGGCTGGGCGTTCGAGAAGGTCTTCGAGACCCCCGAGCAAATCTGGGAGTACGCCGAGGCGATGCTCCCGGCCCGCCGCCGGCCCGGCCGCGCGGGTGGTCCGGTCTTGCCGATCGTGACCCTCGGAACGTCCGCCCCGATCGTATAA
- a CDS encoding J domain-containing protein: MSSFSFDIDPYAVLGVSGDASLEQIRDAYRSKSKKFHPDVGGEDWAFRVLAQAYELLSTARVMRATRAPEAPAPAAHERPTSTQPRKDAGGESVYGGIIDKDVAPRRLIAVEHLCVRYLWDQAAYLWLNQKTSEEERFLSCSLNISWPDRGGESSQVATKDDSAILASVSEIFDHLVMSTRAVSSRCREESDGFEGWLTYSSFDRSWKAMKSLHDAVRSQGLGVRQWSRDLFVPRNWN; encoded by the coding sequence TTGTCATCCTTCAGCTTCGACATCGATCCGTACGCGGTCCTCGGGGTCTCGGGCGACGCCTCGCTCGAACAGATCCGCGACGCCTACCGAAGCAAGAGCAAGAAATTCCACCCCGACGTCGGCGGCGAGGACTGGGCCTTCCGGGTCCTCGCCCAGGCGTACGAGCTGCTCAGCACCGCCCGCGTCATGCGCGCGACCCGCGCCCCGGAGGCGCCCGCCCCCGCCGCCCACGAGCGCCCGACGTCCACGCAACCGCGGAAGGACGCGGGGGGGGAATCGGTCTACGGCGGGATCATCGACAAGGACGTCGCTCCCCGGCGGTTGATCGCCGTCGAGCACCTCTGCGTCCGCTACCTCTGGGACCAGGCCGCGTACCTCTGGCTCAACCAGAAGACCTCGGAGGAGGAGCGGTTCCTGAGTTGCAGCCTGAACATCTCCTGGCCCGACCGGGGCGGCGAGTCGAGCCAGGTTGCGACCAAGGACGACTCCGCGATCCTGGCTTCGGTGAGCGAGATCTTCGACCACCTCGTGATGTCGACCCGGGCGGTCAGCTCGCGGTGTCGCGAGGAAAGCGACGGCTTCGAAGGCTGGCTGACCTACTCAAGCTTCGACCGCTCGTGGAAGGCCATGAAAAGCCTGCACGACGCAGTGCGGTCGCAAGGGCTGGGCGTCCGCCAGTGGTCACGCGACCTGTTCGTCCCACGCAACTGGAACTGA
- a CDS encoding protein arginine kinase, with protein sequence MTLDDLTRTSGEWLRGAGPESDIVMCSRIRLARNLADFPFTNRASRSEKAEIEAHFKSALEGAKIEAGYFDVNGMSNLDRQFLVERQLISRELSSGEGPRGVAVTPKENIAIMVNEEDHLRIQYMLSGFRLPQVWDEITALDDQLEDDIAYAYSSSLGYLTACPTNVGTGIRVGVMVHLPGLVANKQIDKVFRALQKINLAVRGFYGEGSQAFGDFYQISNQQTLGKSEEELIKILTDVVPQVLQYERSARQELVTGRRQHLHDQVSRAYGVLKTAQTISSEETMLLLSSVRMGINLGLIDDLSIATVNELFIQTQPAFLQKLRGSELGVEERNVARASYLRSRLGNGRPVEEG encoded by the coding sequence GCGAGTGGCTGCGAGGCGCGGGACCCGAAAGCGATATCGTGATGTGCTCACGCATTCGCCTGGCCCGCAACCTGGCCGACTTCCCGTTCACCAACCGCGCCAGCCGCAGCGAGAAGGCCGAGATCGAGGCCCACTTCAAGTCGGCCCTGGAAGGCGCCAAGATTGAGGCCGGCTACTTCGACGTCAACGGCATGTCGAACCTCGACCGCCAGTTCCTAGTCGAGCGGCAGCTCATCTCACGCGAGCTTTCCAGCGGCGAAGGCCCGCGCGGGGTGGCGGTGACTCCCAAGGAGAACATCGCCATCATGGTCAACGAGGAGGACCACCTCCGCATCCAGTACATGCTCTCGGGCTTCCGCCTGCCCCAGGTCTGGGACGAGATCACCGCGCTGGACGACCAGCTTGAGGACGACATCGCCTATGCCTACAGCTCGTCGCTGGGCTACCTGACCGCCTGCCCGACGAACGTCGGCACCGGCATCCGCGTCGGCGTGATGGTCCACCTTCCGGGGCTGGTGGCCAACAAGCAGATCGACAAGGTCTTCCGCGCCCTCCAGAAGATCAACCTGGCCGTTCGAGGTTTCTACGGCGAGGGGAGCCAGGCGTTCGGCGACTTCTACCAGATCTCCAACCAGCAGACCCTGGGCAAGAGCGAGGAGGAGCTGATCAAGATCCTCACCGACGTGGTCCCCCAGGTGCTCCAGTACGAGCGGTCGGCCCGCCAGGAGCTGGTCACGGGGCGCCGCCAGCACCTCCACGACCAGGTGAGCCGGGCCTACGGCGTGCTCAAAACGGCCCAGACGATCTCCAGCGAGGAGACCATGCTGCTGCTCTCAAGCGTCCGCATGGGGATCAACCTGGGCCTGATCGACGACCTCTCGATCGCCACCGTCAACGAGCTGTTCATCCAGACCCAGCCCGCGTTCCTCCAGAAGCTGCGCGGGTCGGAGCTGGGGGTCGAGGAGCGCAACGTCGCGCGGGCCTCGTACCTTCGCAGCCGCCTCGGCAACGGCCGCCCCGTCGAGGAGGGATAG
- the dprA gene encoding DNA-processing protein DprA, with amino-acid sequence MDASPAQSEIRDLVALMMVSGVGPLTSRALLEHFGTARRVLDAPLSRLKEVPGVGPKVADRICNARTENDADEELALCARDGVDLIARGDARYPDSLQNIPDPPSLLYVKGSFEPRDQLAIALVGSRRCTPYGIRIAERLATSLARTGFTIVSGLARGIDAAAHRGALKGGGRTIAVLGNGLAGIYPSEHEEMAAEVAAHGAVVTELPMTQGPLAGLFPQRNRIISGLCLGVIVVEAAPRSGSLSTAHHAMEQNREVFAVPGPVDSLASRGCHRLIRDGARLVETIDDVLEELGPLVREIRPAPDEPAVRHPAELALTDQERSLLGHLDDSPSGVDALIGRTGLTASQVMATLSVLELKRMVKRLPGHQFVRA; translated from the coding sequence TTGGACGCCAGCCCGGCCCAATCGGAAATCCGTGATCTGGTCGCGCTCATGATGGTGTCCGGTGTGGGGCCGCTCACGAGCCGAGCGCTGCTGGAACACTTCGGGACGGCCCGGCGCGTGCTCGACGCGCCGCTCTCGCGGCTCAAGGAAGTGCCGGGCGTCGGCCCCAAGGTGGCCGACCGGATTTGCAACGCCCGCACCGAGAACGACGCCGACGAGGAACTCGCCCTCTGCGCCCGGGACGGTGTCGACCTGATCGCGCGCGGCGACGCCCGCTACCCGGACTCGCTCCAGAACATCCCCGACCCGCCTTCGCTGCTCTACGTCAAGGGCTCGTTCGAACCGCGCGACCAGCTCGCGATCGCGCTGGTCGGTTCGCGACGGTGCACGCCGTACGGAATCCGGATCGCCGAGCGGCTGGCGACGAGCCTGGCCCGCACCGGCTTCACGATCGTCTCGGGCCTGGCGCGCGGGATCGACGCCGCCGCCCATCGTGGAGCGCTCAAAGGGGGAGGCCGAACAATCGCCGTGCTTGGCAACGGCCTGGCCGGCATTTATCCGTCCGAGCATGAAGAGATGGCCGCGGAAGTCGCCGCCCACGGGGCGGTCGTGACCGAGCTTCCGATGACGCAAGGTCCGCTCGCCGGGCTCTTTCCCCAGCGCAACCGGATCATCTCGGGCCTCTGTCTCGGCGTCATCGTGGTCGAAGCCGCGCCGCGGAGCGGGTCGCTCTCGACGGCGCACCACGCGATGGAGCAGAACCGCGAGGTCTTCGCCGTTCCCGGCCCGGTCGACAGCCTGGCCAGTCGCGGCTGCCATCGGTTGATCCGCGACGGCGCCCGGCTCGTCGAGACGATCGACGACGTCCTCGAAGAACTCGGCCCGCTGGTCCGCGAGATTCGCCCCGCGCCCGACGAGCCGGCCGTCCGCCATCCCGCCGAACTCGCCCTCACCGATCAAGAACGGTCGCTGCTGGGACACCTCGACGACAGCCCGAGCGGCGTCGACGCGCTGATCGGCCGCACCGGGTTGACCGCCTCGCAGGTCATGGCGACGCTCAGCGTGCTGGAGCTGAAGCGGATGGTCAAACGACTCCCCGGCCACCAGTTCGTGCGGGCCTGA
- a CDS encoding site-2 protease family protein has protein sequence MSDLLTWSPIPLGRWFGTTVKVHVCLILYVAFRLLLAPFAVAADSGMKNLEQTAAWLALLLLALAIHEAAHAATAFLLDCDQEDVHLWPLGNLTGPSYTARGVDSMLVAIAGPLISGALALGIAAGLGLIADAQFVWNPFSNKADVGAPWIDATTQAAPLSMVWWIGWFGFLNYILFLVNLLPALPFDGGRLFRGFLANTSIVASKDGMIAPWTARATAAILFLVGVVRLFAGDLGDGATLIGVAVLIELFVRSESRMLEDGGFFDDGVFGYDFSEGYTSLEGSAAVVRPHRESALERWRRRRSDVRRRRRMMTEAAEERRMDEILDKLYRQGRSALTDEEQRFLIRVSARYRNRPKTQE, from the coding sequence ATGAGCGATCTGTTGACCTGGTCGCCGATCCCTCTGGGCCGGTGGTTTGGAACGACGGTCAAGGTCCATGTCTGCTTGATCTTGTACGTGGCGTTCCGGCTGCTGCTCGCGCCGTTCGCGGTCGCGGCGGATTCGGGAATGAAGAATCTCGAACAGACGGCGGCGTGGCTCGCGCTGCTGCTCCTGGCCCTCGCCATCCATGAAGCGGCCCACGCGGCGACCGCCTTCCTGCTCGATTGCGACCAGGAGGACGTGCATCTCTGGCCGCTCGGGAATCTGACGGGTCCTTCGTACACGGCCCGCGGCGTCGACTCGATGCTCGTGGCGATCGCCGGGCCGCTGATCAGCGGAGCCCTCGCCCTGGGGATCGCCGCCGGCCTGGGACTGATCGCCGACGCCCAGTTCGTCTGGAACCCGTTCAGCAACAAGGCTGACGTCGGCGCTCCCTGGATTGATGCCACGACCCAGGCGGCGCCGTTGTCGATGGTCTGGTGGATCGGCTGGTTCGGTTTTCTCAATTACATTCTGTTCCTCGTCAACCTGCTCCCCGCCCTGCCGTTCGACGGCGGCCGGCTGTTCCGCGGCTTTCTGGCCAATACGTCGATCGTCGCGTCCAAGGACGGCATGATCGCCCCCTGGACGGCGCGCGCCACGGCGGCGATCCTCTTCCTGGTCGGGGTGGTGCGGCTGTTTGCCGGCGACCTAGGGGACGGGGCGACGCTGATCGGCGTGGCTGTGCTGATCGAGCTGTTCGTGCGGTCGGAGTCGCGGATGCTCGAGGACGGCGGGTTCTTCGACGACGGCGTCTTCGGCTACGACTTCTCCGAGGGGTATACTAGCCTGGAGGGGAGCGCGGCGGTGGTTCGCCCCCACCGCGAGAGCGCCCTCGAACGATGGCGGCGGCGGCGGTCGGACGTGCGCCGGCGACGTCGGATGATGACCGAGGCCGCCGAGGAGCGTCGGATGGATGAGATCCTCGACAAGCTCTACCGCCAGGGCCGGTCCGCCCTCACCGACGAGGAACAGCGTTTTCTGATCCGCGTCAGCGCCCGATACCGCAATCGTCCGAAGACCCAGGAATGA
- the coaD gene encoding pantetheine-phosphate adenylyltransferase → MPLPAHSADPFRTAVFTGTFDPITLGHLDVIRRGRLLFEHLVVGIGIHPSKTSLFSVEERIELARRVVEPFPNVSVESFEELTVQYVRRIGARVILRGLRTLTDMEYEFGMTLTNQRLDPEIETVFLMADGQYSYVSSSLIRQVARFGGPETLKPFVPEILIEPILAKLSISQTSDPFVDYDKRTAEVKVPKP, encoded by the coding sequence ATGCCTCTTCCCGCGCACAGCGCCGACCCGTTCCGCACGGCGGTCTTCACCGGCACCTTCGACCCGATCACGCTCGGCCATCTCGACGTGATCCGTCGGGGGCGGCTGCTGTTCGAGCACCTGGTCGTCGGCATCGGGATTCATCCCAGCAAGACGTCGCTGTTCTCGGTCGAGGAGCGGATCGAACTGGCCCGGCGGGTCGTCGAGCCGTTCCCCAACGTGTCGGTCGAATCGTTCGAGGAGCTGACGGTCCAGTACGTGCGGCGGATCGGCGCCCGGGTGATCCTCCGCGGCCTGCGGACGCTGACCGACATGGAGTACGAGTTCGGCATGACCCTCACCAACCAGCGGCTCGATCCGGAGATCGAGACCGTCTTCCTCATGGCCGACGGTCAGTATTCGTACGTCTCCAGCTCGCTGATCCGCCAGGTCGCGCGGTTCGGGGGCCCCGAGACCCTCAAGCCGTTCGTCCCCGAGATCCTCATCGAGCCGATCCTGGCGAAGCTCAGCATCAGCCAGACGTCGGACCCGTTCGTCGACTACGACAAGCGAACCGCCGAGGTCAAGGTCCCCAAGCCCTGA
- a CDS encoding aminotransferase class V-fold PLP-dependent enzyme, with product METYWETLRDAEFPVARNWAYLDHAAVAPLPRRSAMAIRAWADDQAEHGAVDWPSWERKVEALRDGLAAWIGADRDEVAFVSSTTHGIGLVAEGFPWNEGDHIVVPAEEYPSNIYPWMNLASRGVAVRLVPTRDDRVWIEDLRDAMDARTRMLAVSHVEFASGFRNDLDALGELCRSRGVAFFVDAIQGLGPFEIDLARTPIDFLAADGHKWLLGPEGAGFLYVRRDWIERLRPLGVGWHSVVGSFNSPEVAFRLKPNAQRWEGGSFVMPGLQGLAASMSLLGEIGSRAVSERILDRAEAVREAAASAGWSVLGSKRPPDRSAIVAVAADGVDPQAAVRSLRGEGVVAACRRGRLRISPHVYTNDDDVRRLREALAACRRRGETRADGPEYP from the coding sequence ATGGAGACGTACTGGGAGACGCTCCGAGACGCCGAGTTCCCCGTGGCGCGGAACTGGGCCTATCTCGACCACGCCGCGGTGGCTCCCCTGCCCCGTCGATCGGCCATGGCGATCCGCGCCTGGGCCGACGACCAGGCCGAGCACGGCGCGGTCGACTGGCCGTCGTGGGAGCGCAAGGTCGAGGCCCTGCGCGACGGCCTGGCGGCCTGGATCGGAGCGGATCGTGACGAGGTCGCGTTCGTCTCCAGCACGACCCACGGGATCGGACTGGTGGCCGAGGGCTTCCCCTGGAACGAGGGGGACCACATCGTCGTCCCGGCCGAGGAGTACCCATCGAACATTTACCCGTGGATGAACCTCGCCAGCCGAGGCGTCGCCGTCCGGCTGGTTCCGACCCGCGACGACCGCGTCTGGATCGAGGATCTTCGGGACGCGATGGACGCCAGAACCCGGATGCTGGCCGTCAGCCACGTCGAGTTCGCCAGCGGGTTCCGCAACGACCTGGACGCGCTCGGCGAGCTGTGCCGGTCGCGCGGGGTCGCCTTCTTCGTCGACGCCATCCAGGGGCTCGGTCCGTTCGAGATCGACCTCGCCCGGACGCCGATCGACTTCCTGGCCGCCGACGGCCACAAGTGGCTGCTCGGTCCCGAGGGGGCCGGTTTCCTGTACGTCCGCCGCGACTGGATCGAGCGGCTTCGGCCGCTGGGCGTGGGCTGGCACAGCGTGGTCGGCTCGTTCAACTCGCCCGAGGTCGCGTTCCGGCTCAAGCCGAACGCCCAGCGCTGGGAGGGGGGCTCGTTCGTCATGCCGGGCCTTCAGGGGCTGGCCGCCAGCATGAGCTTGCTCGGCGAGATCGGTTCGCGCGCGGTCTCGGAGCGGATTCTCGACCGGGCGGAAGCCGTCCGCGAAGCCGCGGCCTCGGCTGGCTGGAGTGTCCTCGGCTCGAAGCGGCCCCCCGACCGTTCGGCCATCGTGGCCGTCGCCGCGGACGGGGTCGACCCCCAGGCGGCCGTCCGCTCGCTCAGGGGCGAGGGCGTGGTCGCCGCCTGCCGCCGCGGCCGGCTGCGAATCAGTCCACATGTCTATACGAACGACGACGACGTCCGGCGGCTGCGCGAAGCGCTCGCCGCTTGCCGGCGCCGCGGCGAGACTCGGGCGGACGGACCCGAATACCCGTGA
- the aroB gene encoding 3-dehydroquinate synthase, which yields MNHSDDDSRRLTVNVALGPRSYDVVVTHDRPAELSATASAWLERSWAGRSCRRALIMTDEHVATLPPVANVRDALGALKIEVETVAVPPGEASKGLATASELYDRLIAMKADRHTLIVAVGGGVIGDLAGFVAATYARGLPLVMVPTTLLSQVDSSVGGKVGVNHPQAKNIIGAFHQPIGVWIDTATLDTLPVRELRCGLAEVVKYGVILDAPFFEELEGRAGEVLDRRPEALRRIIARSCELKAMVVTQDEREETGLRAVLNFGHTIGHAVEAVAGYGGGFQHGEAVAVGMVAECRLAERLGWIGPDLTARLTTLLERFGLPTSLAGLDPEALLDAMGRDKKNRDGRIRLVLPRRLGAVELTDAATIDDLLDVLRDLCRTAS from the coding sequence ATGAACCATTCTGACGACGACAGCCGACGATTGACCGTGAACGTGGCGCTCGGGCCTCGCTCGTACGACGTCGTCGTCACTCACGACCGGCCGGCCGAGCTGTCGGCGACGGCCTCGGCCTGGCTCGAACGATCGTGGGCCGGCCGAAGCTGCCGGCGGGCGCTGATCATGACCGACGAACACGTCGCGACCCTTCCCCCGGTCGCGAACGTCCGGGACGCGCTCGGGGCGCTGAAGATCGAGGTCGAGACGGTCGCCGTCCCCCCCGGCGAGGCGAGCAAGGGGCTGGCGACGGCTTCCGAACTCTACGATCGACTGATCGCGATGAAGGCCGATCGCCACACGCTGATCGTGGCGGTCGGGGGCGGGGTGATCGGCGATCTTGCGGGCTTCGTCGCCGCGACTTACGCCCGGGGGCTGCCCCTGGTGATGGTCCCGACGACCCTGCTCTCGCAGGTCGACAGCTCGGTCGGCGGCAAGGTCGGCGTCAACCACCCTCAGGCCAAGAACATCATCGGCGCCTTCCACCAGCCGATCGGCGTCTGGATCGACACCGCGACGCTCGACACGCTGCCCGTCCGTGAGCTTCGATGCGGGCTGGCGGAGGTCGTGAAATACGGCGTGATCCTCGACGCTCCGTTCTTCGAGGAACTGGAAGGCCGGGCCGGGGAAGTTCTCGACCGTCGCCCTGAAGCATTGCGACGGATCATCGCGCGAAGCTGCGAGTTGAAGGCGATGGTCGTGACCCAGGACGAGCGCGAGGAGACCGGCCTCCGCGCCGTCTTGAATTTCGGTCACACGATCGGCCACGCGGTCGAGGCGGTCGCGGGCTACGGCGGCGGCTTCCAGCACGGCGAGGCGGTGGCCGTCGGCATGGTCGCCGAGTGCCGGCTGGCCGAACGCCTGGGCTGGATCGGCCCTGATCTGACCGCCCGCCTGACGACGCTCCTCGAACGGTTCGGCCTGCCGACGTCGCTGGCCGGCCTTGATCCCGAAGCCTTGCTCGACGCCATGGGCCGCGACAAGAAGAACCGCGACGGCCGCATCCGGCTGGTTCTGCCCCGGCGCCTCGGCGCGGTCGAGTTGACCGACGCCGCGACGATCGACGACCTTCTCGACGTTTTGCGAGACCTGTGTCGAACCGCTTCCTGA
- a CDS encoding HYExAFE family protein — protein MAIRSNHYEAAFEAYIRSLRVPCVAIDEAKRAIFGDEGVKNPDFLLYPRFADNLVVEVKGKRSKNRRGRRDWENWVTTDDLDGLVRWQTMFGPGFRSILSFVYAEPPQIFPLPRDNGAFAFRGLEYRFWAVGLDDYLAHLRSRGPAWKAVAMARRAFRRRVRPLLEWLPMLSETPKRPQPVKERER, from the coding sequence ATGGCGATTCGATCGAACCACTACGAAGCGGCCTTCGAGGCCTACATCCGCTCGCTGCGGGTGCCGTGCGTGGCCATCGATGAAGCCAAACGGGCGATTTTCGGCGACGAAGGGGTGAAGAACCCCGACTTTTTGCTGTATCCTCGATTCGCCGACAACCTCGTGGTCGAAGTGAAAGGCAAACGGAGCAAGAACCGCCGTGGGCGGCGCGACTGGGAAAACTGGGTGACGACCGACGATCTCGACGGCCTGGTTCGCTGGCAGACGATGTTCGGACCGGGCTTCCGATCGATCCTGTCGTTCGTCTACGCCGAGCCTCCCCAGATTTTTCCGCTGCCGCGCGACAACGGGGCGTTCGCGTTCCGGGGGCTCGAATACCGATTCTGGGCCGTCGGTCTCGACGACTACCTGGCGCACCTGCGGTCGCGCGGGCCGGCCTGGAAAGCCGTCGCGATGGCCCGCCGGGCCTTCCGCCGCCGCGTGAGGCCGCTGCTCGAATGGCTCCCCATGCTCTCCGAAACACCGAAACGCCCCCAACCCGTCAAGGAACGCGAACGATGA